A stretch of the Planctomycetota bacterium genome encodes the following:
- a CDS encoding methyltransferase domain-containing protein, translating to MRSLAKQLVRRIMRPGLAPIEAAIAGAGGWHAWRGGLDGSLVAPLGDAHLERRLRDELAFWERTVRVPGSHPAIDGDFHEAFARWQRGRRDELAAWLNDEIAVADFDDWAASRMLVEIGGGPHPFAALGGWRWAASIDPLSDGYRACNLFPRSPLGFVPIAAPGEVVPLPTAIADVVACDNCLDHVADPGRVVAEIARLLVDGGFAWLLVDLRDEPDDLHPHPFTPERLTRMLVDHAMEIVRERVGGHASNPEATAEMRVLARRRPRP from the coding sequence GTGCGATCGCTGGCGAAGCAGCTCGTTCGACGCATCATGCGGCCCGGGCTCGCCCCGATCGAGGCGGCCATCGCCGGTGCTGGCGGATGGCACGCCTGGCGGGGCGGGTTGGATGGCTCGCTCGTCGCGCCGCTGGGCGATGCCCACCTCGAACGCCGCCTCCGCGACGAGCTGGCCTTCTGGGAGCGGACCGTCCGCGTGCCCGGCTCGCACCCGGCCATCGACGGCGACTTCCACGAGGCCTTCGCGCGCTGGCAGCGGGGCCGGCGGGACGAACTCGCCGCGTGGCTCAATGACGAGATCGCCGTCGCGGACTTCGACGACTGGGCGGCGTCGCGAATGCTGGTCGAGATCGGCGGCGGACCGCATCCATTCGCGGCGCTCGGCGGCTGGCGGTGGGCGGCGAGCATCGATCCGCTGAGCGATGGCTATCGCGCGTGCAACCTGTTCCCCCGGTCGCCGCTCGGATTCGTGCCGATCGCGGCGCCGGGTGAGGTCGTGCCGCTGCCGACGGCGATCGCGGACGTCGTCGCGTGCGACAACTGCCTGGACCACGTCGCCGATCCGGGCCGGGTCGTCGCCGAGATCGCGCGGCTGCTCGTCGATGGCGGTTTCGCGTGGCTGCTGGTCGATCTGCGGGACGAGCCCGACGACCTGCATCCCCACCCCTTTACGCCCGAGCGGCTGACGCGGATGCTCGTCGACCACGCGATGGAGATCGTGCGGGAACGCGTCGGCGGGCACGCATCGAACCCCGAGGCGACGGCCGAGATGCGGGTGCTCGCTCGGCGACGGCCGAGGCCCTAA
- the gcvP gene encoding aminomethyl-transferring glycine dehydrogenase, with product MDSPSTARRTTDDARERAGRPLGPTDTFVHRHIGPDEAEVADMLGTLGYASLDALIEAAVPAQIRTNAPLDVGPARGEHELLAELRQLASKNEVRRSYIGMGYHGTIVPPVIQRNVLEHPGWYTQYTPYQAEISQGRLEALLNFQTMVSDLTALPLAGASLLDEGTAAAEAMAMCLSVSPKKPRFVVASDCHPQTIAVVRTRAESLGIELVIAEGQPGRGDGGPLDLDGVDLSAVCGVLVQYPATDGRIECYEALAKSVHEAGGMLICACDLLALTLLKPPGEFGADVALGSAQRFGVPMGFGGPHAAFFATKESYARKMPGRIIGVSKDAHGNNAYRMAIQTREQHIKRDRATSNICTAQALLAIMASMYAVYHGPEGLRRIAARIRALTQTLRGGLLGQGHAVDEDLVFDALRIRPSGIDAGGIVARANELGLNLRDFGEGSIGVTLDETTTLDDLADLLACFGDRPDAATLDRLAEDARVDIPAAFQRQSGYLTHPVFNTHHSETEMLRYMAALQRRDLSLADSMIPLGSCTMKLNATSEMLPVTWPEFGGLHPFAPAEQTRGYQELFAQLEGWIADICALPAVSLQPNAGSQGEYTGLLVIRALHESRGEGHRDVCLIPTSAHGTNPASAVIAGMRVVAIKCDGDGNIDMADLRAKAEQHAHTLSALMITYPSTHGVFEPTIKDICAIVHEHGGRVYMDGANLNAQVGLCRPGELGADVIHLNLHKTFCIPHGGGGPGMGPIACTDELAAFLPGHPVRRPESAGERAIGPVSAAPYGSPSILTISWVYMALMGSAGLKRATEVAILSANYMAKRLEGHYDVLYRGAKGLVAHEFIIDCRAFDKGGDKSAGIKIDDIAKRLMDYGFHAPTMAWPVPGTLMIEPTESESKAELDRYCDALIAIREEIAEIERGEADREDNLLKNAPHTQASLIGDEWTHPYPRERAAYPLPWLRDGKFWASVGRVDNAYGDRHLVCTCPSVEEMAV from the coding sequence ATGGATAGCCCGTCCACGGCCCGGCGGACCACCGACGACGCGCGCGAGCGGGCCGGCCGCCCCCTCGGTCCGACCGATACGTTCGTGCATCGGCATATCGGCCCCGACGAGGCCGAGGTGGCCGACATGCTCGGTACGCTGGGATATGCATCCCTCGACGCCCTCATCGAGGCCGCGGTGCCCGCGCAGATCCGCACCAATGCGCCGCTCGATGTCGGTCCCGCGCGGGGCGAGCACGAGCTGCTGGCCGAGCTGCGGCAACTCGCATCCAAGAACGAGGTCCGCCGCAGCTACATCGGCATGGGCTACCACGGCACCATCGTGCCGCCCGTCATCCAGCGGAACGTGCTCGAGCATCCGGGCTGGTATACGCAGTACACGCCCTACCAGGCCGAAATCAGCCAGGGCCGCCTCGAGGCGCTGCTCAACTTCCAGACGATGGTGAGCGACCTGACGGCGCTGCCGCTGGCGGGCGCGAGCCTGCTGGACGAGGGCACGGCGGCGGCCGAGGCGATGGCGATGTGCCTGTCCGTGTCACCCAAGAAGCCGCGCTTCGTGGTGGCCAGCGACTGCCACCCGCAGACCATCGCCGTCGTGCGGACCCGGGCAGAGTCGCTGGGCATCGAACTGGTCATCGCGGAGGGCCAACCCGGCCGGGGCGACGGCGGGCCGCTCGACCTCGACGGCGTGGACCTTTCGGCGGTGTGCGGCGTGCTCGTGCAGTACCCCGCGACCGACGGCCGCATCGAGTGCTACGAGGCGCTGGCGAAGAGCGTGCACGAGGCGGGCGGCATGCTCATCTGTGCGTGCGACCTGCTGGCGCTCACGCTGCTCAAGCCGCCGGGCGAATTCGGGGCCGACGTGGCCCTGGGCAGCGCGCAGCGTTTCGGCGTGCCGATGGGCTTCGGCGGGCCGCACGCGGCGTTCTTCGCGACCAAGGAGAGCTACGCCCGCAAGATGCCGGGCCGGATCATCGGCGTGAGCAAGGACGCGCACGGCAACAACGCCTACCGCATGGCGATCCAGACCCGCGAGCAGCACATCAAGCGGGACCGCGCGACCAGCAACATCTGCACCGCCCAGGCGCTGCTGGCCATCATGGCGAGCATGTACGCCGTCTACCACGGGCCAGAGGGGCTCCGGCGGATCGCCGCCCGCATTCGGGCACTCACGCAGACGCTCCGAGGGGGGCTGCTCGGCCAGGGCCACGCCGTCGACGAGGACCTGGTCTTCGATGCGCTGCGGATCCGGCCCTCGGGCATCGACGCCGGCGGCATCGTGGCCCGTGCGAACGAGCTGGGACTGAATCTGCGGGACTTCGGCGAGGGCAGCATCGGCGTCACGCTCGACGAGACGACGACGCTCGACGACCTCGCGGACCTGCTCGCGTGCTTCGGCGATCGGCCGGACGCCGCAACGCTCGATCGACTGGCCGAGGACGCCCGGGTGGACATCCCGGCGGCGTTCCAGCGGCAGAGCGGCTACCTCACCCACCCGGTCTTCAACACGCACCACAGCGAGACCGAGATGCTGCGCTACATGGCGGCGCTGCAGCGGCGTGACCTCTCGCTGGCCGACAGCATGATCCCGCTCGGCTCGTGCACCATGAAGCTCAACGCCACCAGCGAGATGCTGCCGGTGACCTGGCCCGAGTTCGGCGGCCTGCATCCCTTCGCGCCGGCGGAGCAGACGCGGGGCTACCAGGAACTCTTCGCGCAACTCGAGGGGTGGATCGCCGACATCTGCGCCCTGCCCGCCGTCAGCCTGCAGCCCAACGCGGGCAGCCAGGGCGAGTACACGGGACTGCTGGTGATCCGTGCCCTCCACGAGAGCAGGGGCGAGGGCCACCGCGACGTGTGCCTCATCCCTACGAGCGCCCACGGCACCAATCCGGCCAGCGCGGTGATCGCCGGCATGCGGGTGGTCGCGATCAAGTGCGACGGCGACGGCAACATCGACATGGCCGACCTGCGGGCCAAGGCCGAGCAGCACGCCCACACGCTGTCGGCCCTGATGATCACCTACCCCAGCACGCACGGCGTCTTCGAGCCGACGATCAAGGACATCTGCGCGATCGTGCACGAGCACGGCGGCCGGGTGTACATGGATGGCGCGAACCTGAACGCCCAGGTCGGGCTCTGCCGCCCCGGCGAACTCGGCGCCGACGTCATCCACCTCAACCTCCACAAGACCTTCTGCATCCCCCACGGCGGCGGCGGCCCGGGCATGGGCCCGATCGCCTGCACCGACGAGCTCGCGGCCTTCCTGCCGGGCCATCCGGTGCGGCGGCCCGAGAGCGCGGGCGAGCGGGCCATCGGCCCGGTAAGCGCCGCGCCGTACGGCTCGCCGAGCATCCTGACGATCTCGTGGGTCTACATGGCCCTCATGGGGTCGGCCGGGCTGAAGCGGGCGACGGAGGTCGCCATCCTGAGCGCCAACTACATGGCCAAGCGGCTCGAGGGCCACTACGACGTGCTCTACCGCGGGGCGAAGGGCCTGGTGGCGCACGAGTTCATCATCGATTGCCGTGCTTTTGATAAGGGCGGCGACAAGTCCGCGGGCATCAAGATCGACGACATCGCCAAGCGGCTGATGGACTACGGCTTCCACGCCCCCACCATGGCGTGGCCCGTGCCCGGCACGCTGATGATCGAGCCCACCGAGAGCGAGAGCAAGGCCGAGCTGGACCGCTACTGCGACGCGCTCATCGCCATCCGCGAGGAGATCGCCGAGATCGAGCGGGGCGAGGCCGACCGCGAGGACAACCTGCTCAAGAACGCCCCGCACACCCAGGCCTCGCTGATCGGCGACGAATGGACGCACCCGTACCCGCGCGAGCGGGCGGCCTACCCGCTGCCGTGGCTCCGCGACGGCAAGTTCTGGGCCAGCGTCGGCCGCGTCGACAACGCCTACGGCGACCGGCACCTCGTGTGCACGTGCCCGAGCGTGGAGGAGATGGCGGTCTAG
- the phoU gene encoding phosphate signaling complex protein PhoU — translation MSLEPAPRNPDRLDLPKQIVVLKRQLIHEASVAVSMIEQSVDALLRLDRPQAKAVRQQDEIVDRQEIEIEQACLNLLLMNQPVARDFRAVLFVMKVNTQIERVGDHATSIAKVANRIAKLGLEPRWPTALIDLAHRVPACCHRTLRVVLDDDVDAARSIIAEDEIIDDLEKSLFGETIDLIRDDPDGDIAGLYIYRVGRELERTADVMAGICRDLIYRDTGENLRHR, via the coding sequence GTGAGCCTGGAACCAGCACCACGCAATCCCGATCGCCTCGATCTGCCCAAGCAGATCGTGGTGCTCAAGCGGCAACTGATCCACGAGGCGTCAGTGGCCGTCTCCATGATCGAGCAGTCGGTCGATGCCCTGCTGCGGCTCGACCGTCCGCAAGCCAAGGCCGTCCGCCAGCAGGACGAGATCGTCGATCGCCAGGAGATCGAGATCGAGCAGGCCTGCCTCAACCTGCTGCTCATGAACCAGCCCGTCGCGCGGGACTTTCGGGCCGTGCTGTTCGTCATGAAGGTCAATACCCAGATCGAGCGTGTGGGGGACCACGCGACCTCGATCGCCAAGGTCGCCAATCGCATCGCCAAGCTGGGCCTCGAGCCGCGCTGGCCCACGGCCCTCATCGATCTGGCCCATCGCGTGCCCGCCTGCTGCCACCGCACGCTGCGGGTGGTGCTGGACGACGACGTCGACGCGGCCCGGTCCATCATCGCCGAGGACGAGATCATCGATGATCTCGAGAAGTCCCTGTTCGGCGAGACCATCGACCTCATCCGCGACGATCCCGACGGCGACATCGCCGGCCTCTACATCTATCGCGTCGGCCGCGAACTCGAACGCACCGCCGACGTGATGGCGGGCATCTGCCGGGACCTGATCTATCGGGATACCGGCGAGAATCTGCGGCATCGCTAG
- a CDS encoding right-handed parallel beta-helix repeat-containing protein, which yields MMKIEAKRRTTTAAGALAVLLAAGAAVAQTTIRVPADAATIQAAIDLAVDGDTVLVAAGSYNEALLVGELAVTLRSEDGAGATTLNGSGLDAPILTTVGTLTVEGFTFTGAGFGGAIDADGGSLVVIDSAFVANTNRGIDALATDVTVRGGSFTDNLAANGGAGVYVLGGSLTIDGTSFRGNLGRGLGGAIAVRSATLDARGLDMIDNGDGEIRDSGGAASVPPRVFGTFGGGAIYTSNVNGRIDSARIIASKAAFGGGLYIAAGGTLEVVNTLIADSLTGTGAIYTNASAPIIANSTIVDNEDWGLFAQRESRPIVRNSVFSGNEVYPRSIEIGGPGIADVAFSIVDGTASATIGDGVVFADPRLDDAFAPLPGSPTIDAGDNAGVPGGITADLLGGVRFFDDPDTPDTGAGTAPIVDLGAIEFGGGQAGPCRADFDGDGELTIFDFLGFQGAFDLGDLAADFDADGRLTVFDFLAFQTAFAVGCP from the coding sequence ATGATGAAGATCGAAGCGAAGAGAAGAACGACCACCGCCGCAGGTGCCCTGGCCGTGCTGCTGGCCGCGGGCGCTGCCGTGGCGCAGACAACGATCCGCGTGCCCGCGGACGCGGCGACCATCCAGGCTGCCATCGATCTGGCCGTGGACGGGGACACCGTACTGGTGGCGGCCGGCAGCTACAACGAGGCGCTGCTGGTTGGCGAGTTGGCCGTCACGCTCCGTTCCGAAGATGGTGCCGGCGCGACGACGCTGAACGGCTCGGGCCTGGACGCGCCCATCCTGACCACGGTCGGCACGCTGACGGTCGAGGGCTTCACGTTCACCGGTGCGGGCTTCGGCGGGGCCATCGACGCCGACGGTGGCTCGTTGGTCGTCATCGACTCGGCCTTCGTGGCCAACACCAATCGTGGCATCGACGCCCTGGCGACCGACGTCACCGTCCGCGGCGGCTCGTTCACGGACAACTTGGCCGCGAACGGCGGCGCGGGCGTCTACGTGCTCGGCGGGAGCCTGACCATCGACGGCACGAGCTTCCGGGGCAACCTGGGCCGCGGCCTGGGCGGCGCCATCGCGGTCCGGAGCGCCACTCTGGACGCGCGCGGCTTGGACATGATCGACAACGGCGACGGCGAGATTCGAGATAGCGGCGGCGCCGCCAGCGTACCACCGCGTGTCTTTGGGACGTTCGGTGGCGGGGCGATCTACACCAGCAACGTGAACGGACGCATCGATTCGGCGCGCATCATCGCTAGCAAGGCCGCGTTTGGCGGTGGCCTGTACATCGCCGCTGGCGGCACGCTCGAGGTCGTCAACACCCTCATCGCCGACAGCCTGACCGGCACGGGCGCAATCTATACCAACGCATCGGCCCCGATCATCGCGAACTCGACCATCGTGGACAACGAGGACTGGGGGCTCTTCGCCCAGCGTGAGTCGAGGCCCATCGTGCGCAACAGCGTGTTCAGCGGCAACGAGGTCTATCCGCGCAGCATCGAGATCGGCGGGCCCGGCATCGCCGATGTGGCCTTCTCGATTGTGGATGGCACGGCGTCGGCAACCATCGGTGATGGCGTGGTGTTCGCCGATCCGCGGCTCGATGATGCCTTCGCCCCGCTTCCCGGCTCGCCGACCATCGACGCCGGCGACAACGCGGGCGTGCCCGGTGGCATCACGGCCGACCTGCTCGGCGGCGTGCGGTTCTTCGACGATCCGGATACGCCCGACACGGGTGCCGGCACGGCCCCGATCGTCGACCTCGGGGCCATCGAGTTCGGCGGCGGGCAGGCCGGCCCGTGCCGGGCCGACTTCGACGGCGACGGCGAGCTGACGATCTTCGACTTCCTTGGCTTCCAGGGCGCCTTCGATCTGGGCGACCTCGCCGCGGACTTCGATGCCGACGGACGCCTCACCGTCTTCGACTTCCTGGCGTTCCAAACCGCCTTCGCCGTCGGCTGCCCCTGA
- a CDS encoding DUF5060 domain-containing protein: protein MASRQSPLSSARPLPLAVITAVAGACFITPTHGQTLDPPEPIAYQPLAIDFASGEVLSETLSDPSPFLDRRLQVAFTAPDGRVFDVPGFFAGDGTGPTATSFEGDAWRVRFAPDATGDWTWVASFRGGDEVAVDLDPDAGAPLAFDSASGTFTVDAPDADAPGFLAKGRLDYTGEHYLRFADGSYYIKGGADSPENWLGYVGFDNTFDGGAGPSTPSGLHEFSGHPGDWNAGDPDWDRTDPPMANAGRAIIGALNYLESQGINSIYFLPMNIGGDARDSWPYVGPVNPAGATGNDNLRHDISKLAQWDIVFGHAQRLGIKLHFVLNEAEQPNKQELDDGTLGVERKLFYRELVARFGYHNALTWNMSEEYNLGSPLFDVAAIKEFAEYLSAVDPYDHPLTVHNAGNPFDPSSGPWAPFVGEADFDLTSLQRARQLDGWDDVVADYRTFSTMQGRPLVVHIDEPGSITRDTGDDFDQVRRRMTWDVLLAGGGVEWFINNRDQSLEDFREFEQVWRETTIARRFIEDNLPFWAMAPDASLVSGEDGLWGGAVVLAPADGGPGPIGVYLPDASPSGSIDLDSYADLEAELRWFDPRLGAFAGEPRRAPAASSVPLGEPPSLPDQDWALLITPVPCAGDLDGDGELTIFDFFAFQNLFDAGDPAADFDGDGDLTLFDFLAFQNAFDAGCA, encoded by the coding sequence ATGGCGAGCCGCCAGAGTCCGTTGTCGTCCGCGCGTCCGCTGCCCCTGGCCGTCATCACCGCGGTGGCTGGGGCCTGCTTCATCACCCCCACCCACGGACAGACGCTCGACCCGCCAGAGCCCATCGCCTACCAGCCGCTGGCGATCGACTTCGCCTCGGGCGAGGTGCTCAGCGAGACCTTGAGCGACCCCAGCCCGTTCCTCGATCGGCGGCTGCAGGTCGCCTTCACCGCGCCCGATGGCCGGGTGTTCGACGTGCCGGGCTTCTTCGCCGGCGACGGCACGGGCCCCACCGCCACCAGCTTCGAGGGCGACGCGTGGCGGGTCCGCTTCGCGCCCGATGCGACGGGCGACTGGACCTGGGTCGCCAGCTTCCGCGGCGGGGACGAGGTCGCCGTCGACCTGGACCCGGACGCGGGCGCGCCGCTGGCGTTTGACAGCGCGTCCGGCACCTTCACCGTGGATGCGCCCGATGCCGACGCGCCGGGGTTCCTCGCGAAGGGACGCTTGGATTACACGGGCGAGCACTACCTGCGATTCGCGGACGGCTCGTACTACATCAAGGGCGGCGCCGACAGCCCCGAGAACTGGCTGGGCTACGTCGGCTTCGACAACACCTTCGACGGCGGCGCCGGGCCGTCGACGCCGTCGGGCCTGCACGAGTTCAGCGGCCATCCGGGCGACTGGAACGCCGGCGACCCCGACTGGGATCGCACCGATCCGCCGATGGCCAACGCCGGGCGGGCGATCATCGGCGCGCTCAACTACCTGGAGAGCCAGGGCATCAACAGCATCTACTTCCTGCCGATGAACATCGGCGGCGATGCGCGGGACAGCTGGCCGTACGTTGGTCCCGTGAACCCCGCGGGCGCGACGGGCAACGACAACCTGCGCCACGACATTAGCAAGCTGGCGCAGTGGGACATCGTGTTTGGCCACGCACAGCGGCTGGGCATCAAGCTGCACTTCGTGCTCAACGAGGCCGAGCAGCCCAACAAGCAGGAGCTCGACGACGGCACACTGGGCGTGGAACGGAAGCTGTTCTACCGCGAGCTGGTCGCCCGCTTCGGCTACCACAACGCGCTGACGTGGAACATGAGCGAGGAGTACAACCTGGGTTCGCCGCTCTTCGACGTCGCCGCGATAAAGGAGTTCGCCGAGTACCTGTCCGCGGTCGACCCCTACGACCATCCGCTAACGGTGCACAACGCGGGCAACCCGTTCGATCCATCGAGCGGGCCGTGGGCGCCCTTCGTGGGCGAGGCCGACTTCGACCTGACGAGCCTGCAGCGGGCCCGGCAGCTTGACGGGTGGGATGACGTGGTGGCCGACTACCGTACGTTCTCGACCATGCAGGGCCGGCCGCTGGTGGTGCACATCGACGAGCCGGGCTCGATCACCCGCGACACGGGCGACGACTTCGACCAGGTGCGGCGGCGGATGACGTGGGACGTGCTGCTGGCCGGCGGCGGCGTCGAGTGGTTCATCAACAACCGCGACCAGTCGCTCGAGGACTTCCGCGAGTTCGAGCAGGTCTGGCGGGAGACGACCATCGCGCGGCGGTTCATCGAGGACAACCTGCCGTTCTGGGCGATGGCGCCCGACGCCTCGCTCGTCAGCGGCGAGGACGGGCTCTGGGGCGGCGCGGTCGTGCTCGCGCCGGCCGACGGCGGGCCCGGGCCCATAGGGGTGTACCTGCCCGATGCGAGCCCCTCGGGCTCGATCGACCTCGATTCGTACGCCGATCTCGAGGCCGAGCTGCGGTGGTTCGATCCGAGGCTCGGCGCCTTCGCGGGCGAGCCGAGGCGGGCGCCGGCGGCGTCGAGCGTGCCGCTGGGCGAGCCACCCTCGTTGCCCGACCAGGACTGGGCGCTGCTGATCACGCCGGTGCCCTGCGCGGGCGACCTCGACGGCGACGGCGAGCTAACCATCTTCGACTTCTTCGCCTTCCAGAACCTCTTCGACGCGGGCGATCCGGCGGCGGACTTCGACGGCGACGGCGACCTCACGCTGTTCGACTTCCTGGCGTTCCAGAACGCCTTCGATGCAGGGTGCGCGTAG
- a CDS encoding ATP-dependent DNA ligase, translated as MRRFTQLYDELDSTTATSGKVAAIAAYFGEVPSADAAVALYFLCGERVKRAIPSALLRDLAIEATGYPPWLVGACYEQVGDLSETVALLLPEAESPGEPIPLHEIYGRSIEPFGGASDAERADSIRQAWARLHARERLVFHKLIRGGFRVGVQKKLVVRALAEATGLDAAILAQRLTGRLEPTPEFYASVVAPAGHAADAVRPLPFYLAHQLDGSPADTLGEATDWIAEWKYDGIRAQLVRDREPLLWSRGEEIVSEQFPEIVAAARGLPEGLILDGEVLGFDGDQPAPFAYLQTRLNRLPRSASQMGLFDRRRIAFVAFDVLRAGEGDLRDTPFEVRRNRLDVVLPHGDEALRRSAPIAFESWNELAELRQQSRQRGVEGVMLKHRRGVYGLGRTKPGDGTGWWKWKVDPYSLDAVLVMAQIGSGRRAGLFTDYTFALWDRADGVRQLVPFAKAYSGLTQQEIERVDAFVRGNTIKRMGPVREVRPTLVFELGFEGVQISQRHRSGLAVRFPRMLRWRHDKKPDEADTLDALRAMLPPGDRPS; from the coding sequence GTGCGGCGCTTCACGCAGCTCTACGACGAGCTCGACTCGACCACCGCGACGAGTGGCAAGGTGGCCGCAATCGCGGCGTACTTCGGTGAAGTCCCATCCGCCGACGCCGCCGTAGCGCTGTACTTCCTGTGCGGCGAGCGGGTCAAGCGGGCCATCCCAAGCGCGCTGCTGCGCGACCTGGCCATCGAGGCGACCGGCTATCCGCCTTGGCTGGTGGGCGCGTGCTATGAGCAGGTCGGCGACCTGTCGGAGACCGTCGCGCTGCTGCTGCCCGAGGCCGAATCGCCCGGCGAACCCATCCCGCTGCACGAGATCTACGGGCGGTCCATCGAGCCGTTCGGCGGGGCCAGCGACGCCGAGCGGGCGGACAGCATCCGCCAGGCCTGGGCCCGGCTGCACGCCCGCGAGCGGCTGGTGTTCCACAAGCTCATCCGCGGTGGATTCCGCGTCGGCGTCCAGAAGAAGCTGGTCGTGCGGGCGCTAGCCGAGGCGACCGGCCTGGACGCCGCGATACTCGCACAGCGGCTAACCGGCCGGCTCGAGCCGACGCCGGAGTTCTACGCCTCGGTGGTCGCGCCCGCGGGCCACGCCGCCGACGCCGTGCGGCCCCTGCCCTTCTACCTCGCCCACCAGCTCGACGGCTCGCCCGCCGATACGCTCGGCGAGGCCACGGACTGGATCGCCGAGTGGAAGTACGACGGCATCCGCGCGCAGCTCGTGCGCGATCGCGAGCCGCTGCTGTGGTCCCGCGGCGAGGAGATCGTGTCCGAGCAGTTCCCGGAGATCGTCGCCGCGGCGCGCGGCCTGCCCGAGGGACTCATCCTGGACGGCGAGGTTCTCGGCTTCGACGGCGACCAGCCGGCGCCCTTCGCTTACCTGCAGACCAGGCTCAACCGGCTGCCCAGGTCCGCGAGCCAGATGGGGCTGTTCGATCGGCGGCGGATCGCGTTCGTCGCGTTCGACGTCCTGCGGGCGGGCGAAGGCGACCTGCGCGATACGCCGTTCGAAGTACGCCGCAATCGACTCGACGTCGTGCTGCCGCACGGGGACGAGGCACTCCGCCGCAGTGCGCCGATCGCCTTCGAGTCATGGAATGAGCTCGCCGAGCTGCGTCAGCAATCCAGGCAGCGGGGCGTCGAGGGCGTGATGCTCAAGCACCGCCGCGGCGTCTACGGCCTCGGCAGGACCAAGCCGGGCGACGGCACGGGCTGGTGGAAGTGGAAGGTGGATCCCTATTCGCTCGACGCGGTGCTCGTTATGGCGCAGATCGGCAGCGGCCGCCGCGCCGGGCTGTTCACCGACTACACCTTTGCGCTGTGGGATCGGGCGGACGGCGTACGGCAGCTCGTGCCGTTCGCCAAGGCGTACAGCGGCCTGACGCAGCAGGAAATCGAGCGCGTCGACGCATTCGTGCGCGGCAACACGATCAAACGCATGGGCCCCGTCCGCGAGGTCAGGCCCACGCTGGTGTTCGAGCTGGGATTCGAGGGCGTCCAGATCAGCCAGCGGCACCGCTCGGGGCTTGCCGTCCGCTTCCCGCGGATGCTCCGCTGGCGGCACGACAAGAAACCCGACGAGGCCGACACGCTCGATGCGCTGCGGGCCATGCTGCCGCCCGGGGACCGGCCGAGCTAG
- a CDS encoding FAD-dependent oxidoreductase, which produces MSDDRSAGSPGIVGIVGGGLAGLAAAERLRAAGVEVRVFDKGRGPGGRASTRRHDADDRALTFDHGAQYFTVRDDRFAAVVDRWVEAGAAQQWTGTIVAIDAPGEATPKPDGPARYVGTPGMNAIVKRTAKDLAVRFGVRVAAIERDGVGWLLSGKDGESLLRCDAVVVAVPAPQAAALLVAMPALQRVATSIDMAPCWAAMIESAEPIAAPGDGLFVNIEGNPLSWASREASKPGRAPGQRWVLHAGGDWSRASIDREPADVAGDLVDAFASALDVERPLIVHAAAHRWRYALAGGDALEAPLHGDGLALAGDWCRGGRIEGAYLSGIDAAERLLGT; this is translated from the coding sequence ATGAGCGATGATCGTTCGGCCGGCTCGCCCGGCATCGTGGGCATCGTCGGCGGCGGGCTGGCGGGGCTGGCCGCCGCCGAGCGGCTGCGGGCCGCCGGCGTCGAGGTTCGGGTGTTCGACAAGGGCCGCGGCCCGGGCGGCCGCGCCTCGACCCGGCGGCACGATGCCGATGATCGCGCGCTGACGTTCGATCACGGGGCGCAGTACTTCACCGTGCGAGACGATCGCTTCGCCGCCGTAGTCGACCGGTGGGTCGAAGCCGGAGCCGCGCAGCAGTGGACCGGCACGATCGTCGCCATCGACGCGCCCGGCGAAGCCACGCCCAAGCCCGACGGCCCCGCCCGCTACGTCGGCACGCCCGGCATGAACGCCATCGTGAAGCGGACCGCAAAGGACCTCGCGGTACGGTTCGGCGTCCGCGTGGCCGCCATCGAGCGCGACGGTGTTGGCTGGCTGCTGAGCGGTAAGGATGGCGAGTCGCTGCTGCGGTGCGACGCGGTCGTCGTGGCCGTCCCCGCGCCGCAGGCCGCCGCGCTGCTCGTCGCAATGCCGGCGTTGCAACGCGTCGCGACCTCGATCGACATGGCACCATGCTGGGCGGCGATGATCGAATCCGCCGAGCCGATCGCGGCGCCCGGCGACGGTCTCTTTGTCAACATCGAGGGCAACCCGCTGTCATGGGCCAGCCGCGAGGCCAGCAAGCCCGGACGCGCCCCGGGCCAGCGGTGGGTGCTGCACGCCGGGGGCGACTGGTCCCGGGCATCGATCGACCGCGAACCGGCGGATGTCGCGGGTGATCTCGTCGATGCGTTTGCGTCGGCACTCGACGTGGAGCGTCCCTTGATCGTCCACGCAGCGGCCCATCGCTGGCGATACGCGCTGGCCGGCGGCGATGCTCTCGAGGCTCCGCTGCACGGCGACGGGCTCGCGCTCGCGGGCGACTGGTGCCGCGGCGGGCGGATCGAGGGTGCCTACCTCAGCGGCATCGACGCGGCCGAGCGGCTGCTCGGAACCTGA